A genomic region of Neochlamydia sp. AcF84 contains the following coding sequences:
- a CDS encoding helix-turn-helix domain-containing protein has translation MKQQEDVERMLTLHTLGWGHKRIAKELGISKNTVKKYLKQKGWVPYKSPKRKKVTAGLEDRIKEYFFIHRGNADVVRQELLKNHSRYISLRTIERAVKPFRDELQVKAQATLRFETPPGKQLQIDFGSTRLYIQDKLTQVFLFVATLGFSRRIYVKPFLHQQQSSWFIRNRGSLFLFWRYYRRGACRQC, from the coding sequence ATGAAACAACAAGAAGATGTGGAGCGTATGCTAACTTTGCATACACTGGGATGGGGCCACAAACGTATTGCTAAGGAACTTGGCATCAGTAAAAACACTGTGAAAAAATATCTGAAACAAAAAGGCTGGGTTCCTTATAAAAGTCCAAAACGAAAAAAAGTTACCGCTGGACTTGAAGATCGAATAAAGGAATACTTTTTTATACATAGAGGAAATGCAGACGTGGTTCGGCAAGAACTTCTAAAAAACCATTCTCGCTATATTTCTCTTCGCACTATTGAACGAGCGGTAAAACCTTTTAGAGATGAGCTACAGGTAAAAGCTCAAGCCACCCTAAGATTTGAAACACCACCAGGAAAACAACTTCAGATTGATTTTGGTTCCACTCGCCTATACATTCAAGATAAACTTACTCAGGTTTTTTTGTTTGTTGCCACCCTTGGTTTTTCAAGAAGAATTTACGTTAAGCCTTTTTTACACCAACAACAATCGTCTTGGTTTATAAGGAATAGAGGAAGCCTTTTTCTATTTTGGCGGTACTACCGAAGAGGTGCTTGTAGACAATGCTAA